One Arachis hypogaea cultivar Tifrunner chromosome 18, arahy.Tifrunner.gnm2.J5K5, whole genome shotgun sequence genomic window, TGGATTTGGACGATCAGTTGGCTGGACCCTAGTTCTATGCGAATTTTGCTGAGATCATACGGGGTGACGACGTTCATCAGTACCAGAGCCCGATTCCAGGCGGCCCTTCCGACCCTCCGGAGTATAGGCCATAGCCAGCGGATGTGCCGTCCCAGGTTCCTGAGACCCAGCTCCTGGTCGACCTGAATGAGCCAGCAGGCAGCCCGTACGACACTTGGTTCGGCATGGGGGGACGCCACCATCTGCATTTGGAGTTGGGCCACAGGAGGCTCCACTGGGAGATCGGCGAGCGGCTAAGGTTAGGCGTTCGACTCGATGTGGCACAGGCTCACACCTACTTGGTCCATTCGGAGGCGACCATGATGTTGATGGTGACCAGTAGTAGCGCCGATTGTCTTATTTCCGACCATTATCCTTGTATGAATTAtgacttatttattttctattaggGTTAACGACTTGTGACAGTTATATCTGTATGAGTTATGTAGTTAACTTATTATGTGTTATTCTTAATGCTTGGTGGCTATTATTTTTGTACGACTTATTGCAAATTAAACGACGATTACATTTTGTATCAATTCGTGCATTTTGCATCATGGGTTGTTACTATTAACATATAATCACCACTATACTCATAAtccgctacagggtgtagcggattATGCACAAACGCCTTttggtcataaaccgctacaTGGTGTAGCAGTTTATGAGTAATGCAGCCTTCAACATAATCCGCAATACCTTATAGCGGATTACGTGCAATTGAGTtccgctacagggtgtagcggattATATACAGTTGCTTTTGTTGCATTTGCGTCTGGAAATTGCCAATGTTATATTTGCGTAAAGTTTTTCTTCAATCATTTTATTTCTGTAAATtgtccaaaaaaatatttaagaacactatttatcaacatattactaagttcaattaattttttttagtttaaattataaaataaacatattaattataattttataaaatatagtttaaatttaatataattattcaaattaaatgatataggttttcatcattcttctatcaccgaaattttaatttcaatttataaaataactaattgtAATAAAATTACACAAGAATATTAATTAGCTTAAACTCAATATttataaatcaatttaatcattcttaacatattattttcttaaaataaggaactcaaattaaattataaattattcgtaataaaaataacttagattaaattatacaattccttcttatttttcaattactgaaATTATGTGAAacattcaattataataaaaattataataaattctaattaatttacatttcaattatcatgaaattctatttaattatcatgaaattctatttaattatcatcagtaaaaatattttttttaaaaaaaataaaattctcaataattataataaattataaataactcatcatttaattttttgaaaacttgggTTGTTACACGTTACGTCATTAAATACACGTACAAAAACACTTTACACTgacaatgtatcaaaattaaattttaaataaattatgacatatttttaattatggattatagtttatattttttctcaaaattatatatataaaaagatgactataaaattttatataaaaatattaatatataggtATATATGTTGTTCTTTTCTATCCTAAATAAATTAAGACTTATCACATTGTAATTCATCGTCATTTATTCAACATATAATAAAATGAACAaagatattataattttaatatgacaaaaataaaaaatgatacacTCCCGTATATTTAACAATTATGAACGTTATCATTATGTATATGCataaaattatatgttattaattattgataaattaaaaatataaaatacataatatgtagattaatttaaataattataataaaatatatttttcacgaGCTAATAATTTAACTTTATCCATGTTTGAATTCAACTTATTTAATATTTGAGTTCAAATTTAACTTCAAGTTTAATCTGGTCCATGAGATGGCTTTATTTGCTTCTAATCCGAATAACAATTAACATGTTGAATTGTAGCATTGATGTATAATGATTAGCATTTCAATTATAAGTTAGGATTAATGGATTATGTTCTTGTCAATTTATTGAGTTTCAATGTCATTTCATAAATTGAATTAtgtgttcttttattttaattttattacttgaaaaattagaaaataaaaaaaaatcactttttgtatgcataataataataataataataataataataataataataataataataataataataataatatattattattattattattattattattattattattattattattattattattattattataataatagaataaaatagaaaaaataaaacaaaataatattttaagtagGCCGTTTTAGTAATGGCTCATCCTTAAACGCTCCTTGTTAAGTATGGAGTGTTGCACACCTTGTGAATTCGTTAAATCTgaactctttatttattatattttatttgaatggtctgaatttaaaaaggtaacctgttaatcaggttaattatttttttacaaattttatatttttgttgtaaatctAAAATATTAGactgaaattcaaaataaaaaatactatataaatattaaaaacaacatgtctgtacacaaaaaaaattattggactttagaattaaaataaataatacataaaaaataagttaaaaattcatgtactaaatctagaaaaaaagatatattaaaatcttaaaaaaataatattaaatatatattatgtatataatattaaaatttaaataaattttattttgtgtaaaataaaattataatattaaatataaacacaataataaaaaaatttgtgttatatatatattatgtatataatattaaaatttaaataaattttattttatgtgaataaaattataatattaaatataaatacaatgatacaaaattttatgttatatatatataattttattttgtgagaaataaaattaaaacattaaatatgaataaaatgataaaagattttgtattatactaatttaattaaaaaaatatatatacaacgtAAAATGCAAACAAACatataacaattttattttgtgcgaaacaaaaattcatataattttttattaacaatttttttattgaaatatgtcattttactatatttataatatattatttgggataattatattattttagttaatatatattatttaaaaaatatttaaaatttaatattttgtattaagaatattattaaaaatatattattagtttttcttaaaataatactttcttttctttggttcaaATATTatgacaataaaatttttttacgtAACTGCGTctactcaataaatattatatttatttatttttatattgtatgtaaaataatttaaaaaaattaatataaaaaagaagtattcttttttttttttaccaactctTAGGTGAAtatagagactatgtcatttgaactataatttgTTGGCAAAAAAAgaaatactcttaattatatattaaatagaataattatttattaggctcatttttatacaaataaaaatttttcttagttttatatctgtaatattttataccaattaactttaaaatttaattattttttgaataaattaataaaaaataataccaataattgtttaaatataattgtattttaattttttattctattacgTACACGTTGagtataatttgaaataaaagataatggacTTGTTGTAACTGTCATGTATTTTATGCTTTGACTGCTTCGTCATCTCATGGCGCCTTCATAGAGACCGGGTTCTTCTACAGAATCAGTTTTACGTTTGGAGTTAGCCAACCAGCAGCGACGATAGACAGCCTCTTCCTTTTCTATGGCAGCAATTTTTCGGGCTTGAAGGTCCATTTATGGTAGAGGTGGAATAGGGTGGGTTCAAGAGCGTCAAAACCTGTGGCTAGACAGAACAATAGTGGAAGCACCTGCTAGCAAACAAAACAGTGAAAATGCTTGAAGACATCACATTAACAATAACAGAATAATGAAAAAATTCGATCAAATCTGAGTACTTTTCTGGTGTAAAGATAGTCCTTTGTTAAACGAGcgaattagttttttttgttagtgCCGGTTTGTTTGTTCAGcgcatgacaaaaaaaaaataataacaataataaataaagttaatttaCCTTATCACTTTTGATAGTAggttaacttttaaaaataatttgtctgGAGTGCACTAGCTTAcatgtttaaaaataattttgattattactatttaaatattattaatttgtcAAACTATgtcaatattaatttttttataatagaccTTATTATTTAGTatcttataaaagaaaaaaattattaaactaaagtaaataaataaataatcaaaacaaaataagaatGAGAAGTGATCAAGAAaatgattaatattttaatagaaTTACAGTCcagtaataataaaaattagttaataaaaaatacaactagaaagtaattaatatagAATGTTGGATGAAGAGATTTGATCTACAAGCTAGCACTGAATGGTTTATATGTCTTAAGGTCAAGTAAGACACCAACTATAGACCCAACAAGTGCAGCAAATGTTACCAGGAGACAGAATATACTCAAACTTTGCAAAAGAATCCAACTCCCACTCCATTTTGGAATCTTTTTCTGTTTGATATACATTTCCACTGGAAAATAAACTGATAAGGGCCAAAACCCTAATGCCCCAATCACTCCTAATATGTCATTAAAGAACGGAATTAACATAGCTATAAGAGTGCTTACCACAACATACAATGATCTCCAAATTATTCTAAATATGTTTAGGTTGTATGAGGGTAAAAATGGGATTTGAACTTTGTGTTCTTTTCCAATTATTTCCCATTTTTTAGTTGTCCGTTCTTCAACAAATGCAAAGAGGGGTTGGGAATAAACTTGGTATGCTCCCACCAGTTGAATGATTAGTGCTAAATTTGCAATATCAACAAGCCAAAATGGTTTATCAAATGCTGTGAGTAAGTTTCCTGGTGTTGAATTTCCAAATGCACCATAACCTATGCACCCACAAAGGACATAGAATGTTGTGGTCGTTGCAATACTTAAATTTGTGGCCCTCTTCATTGTTCTTACTTCCAATGGAGATTTTATGGTATCCTGTTTAGTCAGTCATTAATTTACAtgtgagaaaaaaaaattattattttttaaaattaaatcttttaaccAAGTTAGTATATTGAATAACAATAATATTAgatgtataaaaaaattagttatttgtataaaatatatattaaaatataaaatatactttaaagataagttaaacaatacatattttcaatacatgtatttatataaaaaaagattaaatttatccaaaataaaaaaatgataaaataataaaataagactcACATATAATGAGAGTTATAAATTAAATAGTAATTAACtctttactttattattttaatattttattaatctcTTTATTTTAAATGATCTAAATTCTACACCAAAACTAATTTTTTGTGTACATAGCATTTTTTGTATAACTAATATATTTAGAATACAGTTGTGTTTAAATACATACATTTATTTGGTTGATTACTATATTGgttccttatattttttttttgtttttgtgtttaaatacatttttttccCAATGTATTAATGGAGCGGCATTTATTTTAAAACTAATGATTAGGAAATAGAAAAAAGAGTATACCTGAATTTCAATGAGAATATCAGAAAAGGAATATGCAAAGGCTATGTTGCCAAGAGCTTGAAATATTGCCCACACTTTTTTGGCGTGTGTTTCTGCTTCAGCTCCTGCTATGGTACCCTTGAAAGCACggttttctgttttaagatccaaACAAACAAAATATTAGGCAACAAAATTatcaaatgttttcaaatcataaATTACTTTTTATCTTCTATTATTATCATAACTAGTGATGCGTTCAAAAATTTTATACGAAAAGAAggcaaattaaatacaaaataaattaaaatataacataataaaaaattaataaaatataatttatagtatatagatcaaaattaataattatattgtataaaaattaacatttaaCTACATACTTtagaattttagtaattttaaatttgttctgtgatatttcatataactaaaattatcaatttatcatctaaaataaaatttgaagcattctcttttttaacatatataattatataatttgctAAAAATTCGTCTTTCATCTTATTTCAAAGTGTGGTTTTAATAATTCTTATTGTTAAAAAACTCTATTCAATTGTTATGGTTGTcatagaaaaaatcaaaaaaaaaatttattgttgttTTTCTACGTTAATCCAAACCTATTTTTttccaataattttttaattatttatatatttatatgcttttatttttttaatcttatttgttaactactactaatatattataatacacattattatttatatatattaagttattaatatataaatattttttagtgtctactatactaaaatatatttaatctataaCATACATATATAGATAGAGCTATGATAAATGTAAAACTCACCCACTGAAGAACTAATGTGAGCTCGGGACCTCGGGACCATTTTTATGGAGCTCGATCCCAAGGAAAGAGTGATCTCATACCTCTTCCTATCGGTCTCAATCCTAAGACTGATTTCCGTAACTAAATAGAGGTTGCTAGGTCCTTCGCGAAACCGAGTTAGCATCTTTCTGCCCTAAAAAAAGCAGCTTCATCCTTTTCTCTACCCACTACAGGTGGCGCGAAGGAACACCGAGCCACCAGGTTTGAGAATAAGGTGGGATCCCGTCTTCGACTCTATCCAGTCGACTTTTTTCAAAAACCCGGAAACGAAATTAAGTTCGTGTAAGCGAGCTACAAGTCCCACGACACAGAAGTGGGATTCTCATCTCGCTTCGGAGTAAGAATCTTTTCTCTGGGTTATGGCCTGTCAGGCTCCAACTGGATTAATCTTTTGATTCGATGTAGCACAGGATGGAGTGGGAAattcagtatatatatatatatatatatatatatatatatatatatatatatatatatatatatatatatatatatatatatatatatatagagtataataataataaactaatagtactaatttttttaaataaatttagagGGATTATAGCCACCTTAACAACACCTTGATTTTTGAGATTGCATTTGTGCTTTATTTTTAGTCCCAAATTTTTTAAAGtactaattttagtctttatgatcaattttatattattttattaatgtatAGCAAAAAATAACATGTAAATATATCACTCAACATGTAAATAAAacaaggaaaagtataggtagacaataaaaatattaaacaatgtgaacaatagatatatcggatgttcattttactaggtgtatgaattattattttaatattaagatttaggtgagtaatttggaggtatagtatatttttatttgattggtagttGTTCATATTATTCAAGAAAGTCATTATTTACCTAGCACTTCCCATAAAACAATAATAGTTAACTAGTCACATACTAAAACCATTTATAgaatattacaaaaataaaaataaaattgataattttttaaattttagtgacTAGAATATAAAATACCACCAAATTAAACCTTTATTCATTAATGCATATAATGATTTTGTGTTCAACAATAGAGAGTGTTAGTTGTATTAAGCAAATTCAAATAGAGAAAGAAGTTAAATATAACCTGAAACTTGAGCAATTCCAAGAGCCAGACCAATTAAGGAATAAGTGAAGGACATAATTGACGAAAGTATTGAAAGCCATCTCATTTTGTGAAAATTAGGAATTTGAGAAAATCCAAGTTGGATTACCCCAAACCATATTATATAACGATTGCCAAAAACATGGCATGTTTTTTTTGCATGTGAGAAATGTATGCAATTTGTCTTTGTGATTGCCCTGCCAATCAAAGCCAATAAATTGTAATCAATTTCAACTATAACCGTCTTTTTTATAACTTCTGAATAGTTATGTTAAGATtcaagtaattttaataaaagacaATACATGAATTTTCTTTTAACtagattatatttatttattttactaataTTATCTAAGAGTTTAATTTACTATTAGTATAAATGAGAATACTGGATTAGATATGTATCATTATTTACtaacaacaaatataaattaggctaaaaaaatataggtaaaatatcttttaattagctaattttaaataattgcaattaataatcattaattttgtatttttttaaaaataaaatttaaataattactaattaatgataattaattagtatggagtgcaatttaaaaattcttattgACTTGTTGTGGCTAAAAATTAGCAGAGATTTATCTAAAATCTAGTGAAATATGACTAATTGATTTGAGCTTAGCAAATTAATCTACTAtgagaaattagtttttttttttacgaaaaaaataaAGCTCAACCTTCCAATTTTTAtccataaaatttaaaatccatTAGAAGAAAAAGTGCCAAATTACTTCAACTTATGGCTCATCGTTTTAAATCATTAAAatggactttttttttttaataattatcattcaaagtatattagtatatatatacatacaaattgACCAAATGAAATTAATTTCAAAGTTTTAAAGATTTCAAAAATAAACGTAAGGGTTAACTGAACTCACATCATACTGATGGCGGCCGCAATTGTATATCCTATTGAAGTTCCATAAAGATTTGCATACTGTATTATTCCACAAAAAATGGAATTTTTTCCTCCTGTAGAATAATTATGACATATCTAATATTATTTATGGGAATATTTAATTTTCAATGTATTATATTTGCTATCATAAATTAGTTTCCTATTTTTCAAAACACTTTATAATGAAATATATATGATCACTAAATCATAATACTTTATCCGTAGttaatattattctattttttaaatacaacTACAACAACAAAATATCACTATGCTTTTTAatcattaaataaattatctaGTCACAGCAAAATTCATACTAATATCATCAAATTTAGAACATCCTTATATTTCTTTGTAATTGTGTCAAGATAGACATTGTTTCAATCAATGTACAATCAAAATAAACACCTTAAATTACACTTATACAATTAAATCTATCATAAGAAAATACCAAATTAAATATACATTTTCATGTTGCATGTGTCATTTTTAATATTACGTGAATATGTGATTGCAATTAACAAAAAACACATAAGTTCATCTATATCTCCTCAAAATGCATCCTCAGATTGAAAAAGATCTGCTTGTAAATATAAAAtccatgtataatttaattttgtttgtacTTACCTAGAATGTTTTCAACCGCTTCCATGTACGTGTAGTTCCTTTTGCCAGTGATGGGGTCCCCAGCACGATAACTATTGGCAAGAAAATGTGAAGTGTACAAGGTGACGAGACCGAAGATCATAACAACAAGGCCACCACTCCAACCTAGTTGTGCTATGGACCATGCTAAGGATAAAGTTCCAGATCCAATTACTGCTGTTATTATATATGAGCTTGTCATCCATATGGTTCCTGCACCAAATATAATATAGatcaaatatcataaaaaattatatccatttgaataattaatatgtaAGTTAATAACATTATTTACagctttttaaaataaaacaccaTTGAAATTAAACCTCTTCGTATATAATCAATAACAGCTTCGATTATTCTTCTatgattttcttattaaaaaaaaaaaagaaaaggaagagatgATAATAACAACATACATGGATTGGTTTAATTTGATTTGTATTATTATTACCTGTTCGTTTTGGGCGGCCGTCGTCATCATAAAGTGAGCCATCTTGATGGTGGCTAACGGTGATTGTTGTGGCGGCGGAAGAGATTTCAGTAATCATGTCTTGTGTGTTATGCATGTTGGAGACTTTAAATATAACTATTCTACCTTAGAACTAATAATTAATAAGtgtaaaagggaattaaataggAAAGAGATACAGTGCAGGGTTTGGTGGTAATCAAGGGTTTGTGTGTTATACGTTATCTTTTTCCGTGTCGATTGTCTCCGCACTACAGAAGTATTTTCCAAATTTGATTCGCTCAAACTTGCCGAAAATTCTAGCTATGGCGCTTGTAATGTTGCGGTCATAAAGGGGAGTGAGAATTTTGTGGGATGGGTTGTTTCTCGCGAGGAAGATTCGGAATGCACAATATCATGCAGTTATGATGATTGATGAGTTTAACAGGAAAAAATCAAATGCATATAGAGGAGGCCTTATTGGACTGGGTTGGGGGAGAAGACGCTGGAAGGGCTTTGACGCCAGGAGGTAGGGACGCGACCCACGGCAAACAAATTACAGCTGATGAAGGAGTTGGGGACGATGCGCACTGGTGATGCTATATCATCCAAAAACACTTTTGTAGAATTAAATAAAACGTGTGTGGAAAAAAAATGGCAATTTAGTTATGGGAGGGAAAAAGTTATTGGGGGAAGAAGCTGAATGTGGATAGATATTTCGAAGGAAAAGTAGTTAGAGAAACGCA contains:
- the LOC112770578 gene encoding amino acid permease 3-like → MITEISSAATTITVSHHQDGSLYDDDGRPKRTGTIWMTSSYIITAVIGSGTLSLAWSIAQLGWSGGLVVMIFGLVTLYTSHFLANSYRAGDPITGKRNYTYMEAVENILGGKNSIFCGIIQYANLYGTSIGYTIAAAISMMAITKTNCIHFSHAKKTCHVFGNRYIIWFGVIQLGFSQIPNFHKMRWLSILSSIMSFTYSLIGLALGIAQVSENRAFKGTIAGAEAETHAKKVWAIFQALGNIAFAYSFSDILIEIQDTIKSPLEVRTMKRATNLSIATTTTFYVLCGCIGYGAFGNSTPGNLLTAFDKPFWLVDIANLALIIQLVGAYQVYSQPLFAFVEERTTKKWEIIGKEHKVQIPFLPSYNLNIFRIIWRSLYVVVSTLIAMLIPFFNDILGVIGALGFWPLSVYFPVEMYIKQKKIPKWSGSWILLQSLSIFCLLVTFAALVGSIVGVLLDLKTYKPFSASL